One Candidatus Angelobacter sp. DNA window includes the following coding sequences:
- a CDS encoding ABC transporter ATP-binding protein, with protein MGLVVVEALRGVSLGIVAGEYVSIMGPSGCGKSTMLNLLGCLDRPSSGRYLLGSEDVSEMDDDALSAVRGARLGFIFQSYNLIQQLTVVENIEVPLYYQNRPEEESRTLAAEYAERVGLGNRLNHKPFELSGGQQQRVAIARALVNDPLVILADEPTGNLDSASGVEILKIFDELHQQGKTIILVTHDESVSRHTRRAIRLRDGQVESDVRS; from the coding sequence ATGGGTCTGGTGGTCGTCGAGGCGCTGCGCGGCGTGTCCCTGGGGATCGTGGCTGGCGAATACGTCAGCATCATGGGGCCGTCCGGCTGCGGCAAGTCCACCATGTTGAACCTCCTCGGTTGCCTCGACCGCCCTTCATCCGGCCGTTATCTGCTCGGCTCCGAGGATGTGTCCGAAATGGACGACGACGCGCTCTCCGCCGTTCGCGGCGCCCGGCTTGGATTCATTTTCCAATCCTACAACCTCATCCAGCAACTGACCGTCGTGGAGAACATCGAAGTCCCGCTTTACTACCAGAACAGGCCGGAGGAGGAGAGCCGGACCCTGGCCGCCGAGTACGCTGAACGCGTCGGGTTGGGCAATCGTTTGAATCACAAACCGTTCGAGCTCTCGGGCGGCCAGCAACAGCGCGTCGCCATCGCGCGTGCGCTGGTGAACGACCCGCTCGTCATCCTTGCCGACGAGCCGACCGGCAATCTCGATTCCGCATCCGGCGTCGAGATTTTGAAAATCTTTGACGAACTCCATCAACAGGGCAAAACCATCATCCTCGTGACGCACGACGAAAGTGTTTCGCGCCACACGCGCCGCGCCATTCGCCTCCGCGACGGCCAGGTCGAAAGCGACGTGCGGTCATGA
- a CDS encoding PEP-CTERM sorting domain-containing protein → MRTDQTYTDFSVSYDLVDWNNSLNQAFGVLGRVTNPGLGTTDGYALTYSTGGSIDISRITGEAPTGLGSFSVTLNPANDYRFVFTGTGNTLAGQVFDLSDLSTPLATVTSIDSTYGSGINGFVVFDNSGAATADATFDNYVATVPEPSSLALLAAGGIGFMLFKRRSSKSSC, encoded by the coding sequence TTGAGAACGGACCAGACTTACACCGACTTCTCAGTCAGCTACGATCTGGTCGATTGGAACAACTCGCTGAATCAGGCCTTCGGTGTTTTGGGTCGGGTCACTAATCCCGGTCTGGGCACAACGGATGGTTACGCTTTAACATACTCGACCGGTGGTTCCATTGACATTTCCAGAATCACCGGTGAAGCTCCGACCGGGTTGGGGTCGTTCTCGGTTACGCTCAACCCCGCGAACGATTATCGCTTCGTCTTCACAGGGACCGGAAACACTCTCGCCGGCCAGGTTTTCGATCTGAGCGACCTGTCCACGCCTCTCGCGACTGTCACCAGCATCGACTCAACCTACGGCAGCGGCATAAACGGGTTCGTGGTGTTCGACAACTCCGGCGCGGCCACCGCCGACGCAACGTTTGACAACTATGTCGCCACTGTTCCGGAGCCTTCATCGCTCGCCCTGCTGGCGGCTGGGGGCATCGGGTTCATGTTGTTCAAGCGCCGCAGTTCTAAATCGTCCTGCTGA
- a CDS encoding ABC transporter permease, producing the protein MSDTPLHFSASPRAAHGSALTRLNRAVRLGVKSLWLHKLRSLLTVLGIVFGVCSVIAMLAIGEGASYEAQETIKNLGSQNIILRSVKPPEEQKVSDKGSQSYVLQYGLTYTDIKRIKSTIPGVTVVVPGRIMREYVWNISRRVDSEIMGTVPWYPQMRNHHVATGRFFTEAEMEDKANVCVLGAGMVKALFPLESPLGKDVRIGGDYYEVIGVMEPVGKAAQHTEAAQDSARDAAERMFIPLETAKTRYGEILRKVRSGSFEQERVELHEVTVKVEKLEQVVSVSEAIKQLMERNHKRKDYDIDVPLEKLRQAERTKQIFNIVLGSIAAISLLVGGIGIMNIMLASVTERTREIGIRRALGAKRRDIITQFLVETVMLSGAGGVMGVLLGVTIPWFVTHFAGMRTIITLWSPMVAFSISAIVGIVFGIYPATRAAQMDPVEALRHE; encoded by the coding sequence ATGTCTGACACACCTCTCCATTTCTCGGCTTCCCCCCGTGCCGCCCACGGATCGGCTCTCACACGCCTCAACCGCGCCGTGCGGCTGGGTGTGAAGAGTCTTTGGCTGCACAAGCTCCGTTCGCTTCTCACCGTGCTGGGCATCGTGTTCGGCGTCTGCTCCGTCATCGCCATGCTGGCGATCGGCGAAGGCGCGAGCTACGAAGCTCAGGAAACGATCAAAAATCTCGGCAGCCAGAACATCATTCTTCGCAGCGTCAAACCACCGGAAGAACAGAAAGTTTCGGACAAGGGCAGCCAGAGCTACGTGCTCCAGTACGGCCTCACTTACACCGACATCAAGCGCATTAAATCCACGATTCCCGGCGTCACCGTCGTTGTGCCGGGCCGAATCATGCGCGAATACGTCTGGAACATCAGCCGGCGCGTCGACTCCGAAATCATGGGGACCGTCCCGTGGTATCCGCAAATGCGCAACCACCACGTCGCCACCGGCCGTTTTTTCACCGAGGCGGAAATGGAGGACAAGGCGAACGTCTGCGTTCTGGGCGCAGGGATGGTCAAGGCCCTTTTCCCCCTCGAATCGCCTCTCGGCAAAGACGTCCGCATTGGCGGTGATTATTACGAGGTCATCGGCGTGATGGAACCGGTCGGCAAGGCGGCACAACATACCGAAGCGGCCCAGGACAGCGCCCGGGACGCCGCGGAGCGCATGTTCATTCCGCTCGAAACCGCGAAGACCCGTTACGGCGAGATCCTCCGCAAGGTGCGGAGCGGGAGCTTCGAGCAGGAGAGGGTCGAACTCCATGAAGTGACGGTGAAGGTGGAAAAACTGGAGCAGGTCGTGTCCGTGTCGGAGGCGATCAAGCAGCTCATGGAGCGCAATCATAAACGGAAGGATTACGACATTGACGTCCCCCTGGAAAAACTCAGACAGGCCGAACGCACGAAGCAGATTTTCAACATCGTGCTTGGCTCGATCGCGGCGATTTCGTTGCTCGTGGGCGGCATCGGCATCATGAACATCATGCTGGCCAGTGTGACCGAGCGCACGCGTGAGATCGGCATCCGCCGCGCGCTCGGCGCCAAGCGCCGCGACATCATCACGCAGTTTCTCGTCGAGACGGTGATGCTCTCCGGCGCCGGCGGGGTGATGGGAGTGTTGCTGGGCGTGACCATCCCATGGTTTGTCACTCACTTTGCCGGCATGAGAACCATCATCACCTTATGGTCGCCGATGGTCGCCTTCAGCATTTCCGCCATCGTCGGCATCGTTTTCGGCATCTATCCCGCCACACGCGCGGCGCAGATGGATCCGGTGGAAGCGCTCAGGCATGAGTAA